The genomic segment GGAGTAAAACCCGAATTAAGACAAGAACTGGCGAACATTCAAAAAGAACTGCAAAATGTGTATGAAAATTTACGCAAAACAGATCAAGGTTTAGGCGTTATTAATCAGATCCTCCAAGTCAGCAAAGAACTTCCAGCAGATAAACGTCTCATGCAAATCAAGCTAACCAATACTCGTTTGGTTCTGGAAAAAGAAAGCAAGGAATTGGAAGCACGCAGAAATGATATTGAACTCGAGCTGAAAGGGGAAGGCCCAGCAGCTATTGAGGCATATCATGTAATGTATCCAGGAATCAAAATGACGTTTGGAAAGCTGGTGCACTTTATCAAGCACGAGTATGCCAGAACGCGCTTTATTGTGCTAGACGGTGAAATTAGTACAGCAACTCTTATCTGATCCAGGATGCTTACATACTTAAGTGCGAAAAAGGGAGTTGGGGCCATATGAGTTTGAAAGCGGTTGAATTGCAGGTGGCAATACCACGCACGCTAGAAGTCAGCCGAATTCAGGAGCATCAGCAACAACGAACCATGCATGAACAACAATCAATGATTGATCAGCGAAGAGACCTGGATGAACAGATGCGCCAGCGCCCGAGCGATATTGAGCAATCAGAAAAGAACCAGATACGTGAAAGAGAAAAACAGCAAGGACAGCATGAACAACAGGACAAAAAAGAATCCACTGGGAGTCAATTGTCCGAATCAAGCGAAGGTGTATCTACGAATGCTGATCTCATGAGAGATCCATTGCGTGGACGTATTATAGATATTTCTTTATAAATGAAGTCAAGCCAGAAATAAAGGTGGACAACATGGACGTAGTGTATCCCATCCTGATTGGAGCAGGAATGATCAGCATGCTTCTTGCTTTTGTTATTAAAAAGAAGCAGCCTGTTGACTCCTTTTCCTCATTACCGACACAACGCACGACGGACAAGGACGAGCTCGAAAAAAGCGTGCAGCGTCTTCAAAAACAGGTAAAGCAAGAAACCAATCTTCTTGCTGCAGAATGGCAGGAAATGAGAGCGGATCTTCTCGAGGATATCGCTAGTTTGCGCAAGCGATTAGACAATATGGAAGAACAATGGCAAAAGAGTGAAAGTCACAAGCAAGAGGCTTCGAAGGATACGAATAGGATAGAACCAACACCTCAAGTTCAAGAGTTGGATATGCTGGCACTGCGTGAACGTTATCGCCGTGCCTTTGAGCTGAATAAAGAAGGTTTGTCTCGGGATGAGATCGCAAAACGACTCGGTGCCGGCAGAGGGGAAATCGATTTGATCTTTTCCTTGGCTGACAGGCATGAGCGAGGTCTTGCCGATGCGTAAACAAGAGCTATTATTTGGATTTGGAGCAGGACTGATTGTGGCTACCTCCATTATCGGAATGTTAGCGCCTAAACAGACTGCGCAGGCCCCAGCTATGACTGTAGATCAAATGAAAGCAGCTGCACAAGAGCTGGAAATGGTCGTTCTTACAGCAGAAGAATACAAACAGTGGCAGGAAGAAAAGAAAGTGAACGTACAGCCAGCTCCTGGAGTGCCTAAGGCGCCAGTAACACCAAAGGTGGGTCAAACAGTGGCGCCTGTGACAAAGCAACCGCAGACGCCAGATGTTCAGCCTGGAACACCTGCAGCTTCAGAGCAAAAGGTGATTCCGCCAACCAATCCAGTGAGTAAAGATGGCCAGGCTACCCCAACAGTACCAAATACGCAGACACCAACACCACCCAATACGGTGGCACCTAAAGCTCCGACAGTGGAAGCACCTGTAGCAGATAAGAAGGTATCTTTTACTGTTCCTTACAAAGCAACTGCAGAGGATGTAGCGCAGATCCTAGTAAAGGAAGGAATCCTTCCTGCCGACAATCAATTTGTGGCCCAGCTACGTGCGAGTGACAAGCTAAATCGCATTCGTGTCGGTACCTATGAAGTGTCGACCGCCTCTAAGGAAGCAGACATCGTCAAGTTGATAACAACGCCGCCTAAAAAATAGGCGGTTTTTTTCAATGTAACGAAATGTGTCCGTTTGTCGTCTGCCAAAAGGGTCAAAACTTTTTTTTACGAAATAAATGGAATTCGTTTGTTGCAATTGAAACTCCCATATGATATATTCATTTACGGTGTTGAAATCGCACGTCCACCAATTCCGGCAACGGTGCTGCCTATGGCAGAATTGCTTGGAACATGCGGTGAGGCGGAGGTAGCATCACAAAAACCATTTTTGAAGGAGGTGTGAAATATGGCAGTAATTTCGATGAAACAATTGCTCGAGGCTGGTGTACACTTCGGTCACCAAACTCGTCGTTGGAACCCGAAAATGGCTCGCTATATCTTCACCGAACGTAACGGAATCTACATTATCGACCTGCAAAAAACCGTTAAGAAAGTAGAGGAAGCGTACAACTTCGTACGTGAACTCGCTCAAGACGGCGGAAAAATCCTCTTCGTTGGTACGAAGAAACAAGCACAAGAATCCGTTAAAGAAGAAGCAGAACGCACAGGTCACTACTTCATCAACCAACGTTGGTTGGGTGGTACTCTGACAAACTTCACAACCATCAAAAAACGTACAGCTCGCTTGGCTGAGCTGAAGCGTATGGAAAACGATGGTACTTTCGCAGTATTGCCTAAGAAAGAAGTTATCGTTCTGCGCAAAGAAATGGATCGTCTGGAAAAATTCTTGGGCGGTATCGCTCACATGGATAAACTGCCTGACGCTCTGTTTGTCATCGATCCTCGTAAAGAGCGCATCGCTGTAGCAGAAGCTCGTAAATTGGGTATCCCAATCGTAGCGATCGTAGATACTAACTGCGATCCAGATGAAATCGATTATGTGATCCCAGGTAACGATGACGCAATTCGCGCTGTGAAATTGCTCACTGCTAAAATGGCAGACGCTCTCCTGGAAGGAAACCAAGGTACAGAGCAACAAGCAACAACAACTGCGTAAGCATGTGTGTTAAAGGGTGGACTGAGGGTGTCAGAACCCCCGTCCATCCTTTTTTGCTGAATAGCGTCACCAAGGTTAACAGGTGACTTGCTTTTCGATTATAATAGGATCGTAACTTTTCGAGGAGGTTTCACTCAATGGCAATTAGTGCACAAGCGGTTAAAGAACTGCGCGAGCGTACAGGCGCAGGTATGATGGATTGCAAACGCGCGCTGGAAGAAACAGCAGGCGACATGGAAAAAGCAATTGACTTGCTCCGTGAGCGCGGTATCGCGAAAGCAGCGAAAAAATCTGGTCGTATCGCAGCAGAAGGTTTGACTGGAACGGCAGTAGCTGGAAACGTTGCAGCAGTTGTAGAAGTAAACTGCGAAACTGACTTCGTAGCGAAAAACCCTGAGTTCCAAACACTCGTAAAAGACATTGCTGAGCACGTTGTTTCCCAACGTCCTGCAACAGTTGAAGAAGCTCTGGAGCAACCATTCAAAGGTGCTGGCGAGACTCTGGCTCATGTAATCAATGAGAAAATCGCGACTATCGGAGAAAACATCTCCTTCCGTCGTTTTGCACTCTCTGAGAAATCTGACGCTGGCGTATTCGGTGCTTACCTGCACATGGGTGGCCGCATTGGCGTTCTGGTAACTTTGGAAGGCACACAAGACGAAACACTCGC from the Brevibacillus brevis genome contains:
- a CDS encoding DUF6115 domain-containing protein → MDNMDVVYPILIGAGMISMLLAFVIKKKQPVDSFSSLPTQRTTDKDELEKSVQRLQKQVKQETNLLAAEWQEMRADLLEDIASLRKRLDNMEEQWQKSESHKQEASKDTNRIEPTPQVQELDMLALRERYRRAFELNKEGLSRDEIAKRLGAGRGEIDLIFSLADRHERGLADA
- the tsf gene encoding translation elongation factor Ts, with amino-acid sequence MAISAQAVKELRERTGAGMMDCKRALEETAGDMEKAIDLLRERGIAKAAKKSGRIAAEGLTGTAVAGNVAAVVEVNCETDFVAKNPEFQTLVKDIAEHVVSQRPATVEEALEQPFKGAGETLAHVINEKIATIGENISFRRFALSEKSDAGVFGAYLHMGGRIGVLVTLEGTQDETLARDLGMHAAASNPRFANREEVSADEIEREREVLKNQALAEGKPANIVEKMVEGRLSKFFEEYVLVEQPFVKDTDKKVAVLLKEAGATLKGFARFQVGEGIEKKQEDFAAEVMAQVNKQ
- the rpsB gene encoding 30S ribosomal protein S2; translated protein: MAVISMKQLLEAGVHFGHQTRRWNPKMARYIFTERNGIYIIDLQKTVKKVEEAYNFVRELAQDGGKILFVGTKKQAQESVKEEAERTGHYFINQRWLGGTLTNFTTIKKRTARLAELKRMENDGTFAVLPKKEVIVLRKEMDRLEKFLGGIAHMDKLPDALFVIDPRKERIAVAEARKLGIPIVAIVDTNCDPDEIDYVIPGNDDAIRAVKLLTAKMADALLEGNQGTEQQATTTA
- a CDS encoding DNA polymerase III subunit gamma/tau, translated to MSEVLPMRKQELLFGFGAGLIVATSIIGMLAPKQTAQAPAMTVDQMKAAAQELEMVVLTAEEYKQWQEEKKVNVQPAPGVPKAPVTPKVGQTVAPVTKQPQTPDVQPGTPAASEQKVIPPTNPVSKDGQATPTVPNTQTPTPPNTVAPKAPTVEAPVADKKVSFTVPYKATAEDVAQILVKEGILPADNQFVAQLRASDKLNRIRVGTYEVSTASKEADIVKLITTPPKK